From the genome of Ectobacillus sp. JY-23, one region includes:
- a CDS encoding GNAT family N-acetyltransferase has translation MFTFEPVTEEFFEVVKEIVNSNDVYNTLENGCEFRTDDEIREEFFHNDNNRVTYFIKADETYVGLVEYMKQHEKDGRPWLGLLMIHRDYQGYGYGTNAYYMLEDMWKQQGITSIRLAVIKGHTQAKRFWEHLGFSFYAQKQSTKGITVDCLEKNFTVSVFLRRGEERDVQEITNIYNDAVLHTTATFDLDVKSVEERRIWFSKYNEQYPLLVAERFGNVIGYACLSPFREKEAYKQTVEISVYVHKEARGIGVAKQLVARIIDMAKDAGYHVIIAGITKGNDASVHLHEQFGFTHAGTFREVGYKFGQWQDVMFYELLI, from the coding sequence ATGTTTACTTTTGAACCAGTAACAGAAGAGTTTTTTGAAGTTGTGAAAGAGATTGTGAATTCAAACGATGTATATAATACGCTAGAGAATGGTTGCGAGTTTCGTACAGATGATGAAATTCGGGAAGAGTTTTTCCATAATGACAATAATCGTGTGACTTATTTTATCAAAGCTGATGAGACGTATGTTGGTTTGGTCGAATATATGAAGCAACATGAAAAAGATGGTCGTCCATGGTTGGGACTGTTGATGATTCATCGTGATTATCAAGGCTATGGCTATGGGACCAATGCGTATTATATGCTAGAGGACATGTGGAAACAGCAAGGAATAACGTCGATACGTTTAGCGGTGATAAAAGGGCATACACAGGCAAAACGTTTTTGGGAACATCTTGGCTTTTCTTTTTATGCCCAAAAGCAGTCTACTAAAGGAATTACAGTCGATTGCTTAGAAAAGAATTTTACTGTTTCTGTTTTTCTTCGAAGAGGAGAAGAGAGAGATGTACAAGAAATTACCAATATATATAATGATGCGGTGTTGCATACAACAGCTACCTTTGACTTAGATGTAAAATCAGTAGAAGAACGCAGGATTTGGTTTTCGAAATATAATGAGCAGTATCCATTGCTTGTTGCGGAAAGGTTTGGAAATGTGATTGGGTACGCATGTTTATCTCCGTTTCGGGAGAAAGAGGCATATAAGCAAACGGTGGAAATATCTGTCTATGTTCATAAAGAAGCACGAGGAATAGGAGTTGCCAAGCAACTTGTTGCCCGTATTATTGATATGGCCAAAGATGCTGGATATCATGTCATTATAGCGGGAATCACAAAGGGAAATGATGCAAGCGTCCATCTTCATGAACAATTTGGCTTTACACATGCCGGCACATTTCGTGAAGTAGGTTATAAATTTGGACAATGGCAAGACGTTATGTTTTACGAGTTGCTTATATAA
- a CDS encoding DUF3231 family protein: protein MEHNVKLSSAETSQIWSSYMNDSAVICMLRSLLVHAEDKEIRAALEYALEISQQHITKLTAFFQEADYPLPHGFTEAEDLNLDAPKLFSDTYCINFLSQLGKTGLNAYGMAVSLATRDDIFDYFQTCLMESVELTKRANTIMLHKGLYVRPPFLPIPATIDFVKKQKFLTGFLGEKRSLTALEITNLYANIQRNALGVATMIAFSQAAEAEDVRHLMVRGKEIASKHIDIFTTLMRKDDVPAPMRWDTEVSASTAAPFSDKLMAFQTTALISLGMGYYGASIASSPRRDIATMYTRLMAEIGSFAEDGANLMIQHGWVEEPPMSPNRDELAKG from the coding sequence ATGGAACATAATGTAAAGTTGTCATCCGCAGAAACTTCCCAAATATGGTCCTCTTACATGAATGATAGTGCTGTTATATGTATGTTACGATCACTTTTGGTACATGCAGAAGATAAGGAAATTCGTGCTGCTTTAGAATATGCTCTAGAAATTTCACAGCAACACATCACAAAACTAACGGCTTTTTTTCAAGAAGCCGACTATCCTTTGCCTCACGGATTTACAGAGGCGGAAGATTTAAACTTAGATGCACCCAAACTATTTTCTGATACATACTGCATTAACTTTCTTTCACAGTTGGGTAAAACTGGCCTAAACGCTTACGGTATGGCAGTTTCATTAGCAACCAGAGATGACATTTTCGACTACTTTCAAACATGCCTAATGGAATCTGTTGAGCTAACAAAGCGTGCTAATACTATTATGCTTCATAAGGGGCTGTATGTGCGACCTCCGTTTTTACCTATCCCTGCAACAATTGATTTTGTAAAAAAACAAAAATTCTTAACAGGATTTTTAGGTGAAAAAAGATCTTTAACCGCTTTAGAAATTACGAACCTTTATGCAAACATCCAACGTAACGCATTAGGGGTGGCAACTATGATTGCCTTTAGTCAAGCTGCAGAAGCAGAGGATGTTAGACATTTGATGGTTCGTGGAAAAGAAATTGCTTCTAAACATATTGATATTTTCACTACTTTGATGAGAAAAGATGATGTGCCAGCTCCGATGCGATGGGATACAGAAGTATCCGCTTCCACAGCAGCTCCGTTTTCTGATAAACTAATGGCATTTCAAACTACAGCATTGATTTCATTGGGAATGGGCTATTACGGAGCCAGTATCGCATCAAGCCCAAGAAGGGATATAGCAACTATGTACACAAGGTTGATGGCTGAAATCGGGAGTTTTGCAGAAGATGGAGCGAATTTGATGATTCAACACGGATGGGTAGAAGAACCCCCTATGTCACCTAACCGTGACGAACTCGCAAAAGGCTAG
- a CDS encoding GAF domain-containing sensor histidine kinase, with amino-acid sequence MDIHRLQALKEIAEHLNEATDMNDMLENVLYRLLEVMSLETGWILFVNETGKHELIADANLPAALQHEQKKLMCTGACWCTERFASGRLQKATNIIECKRIEEALDLEWNGTGGITHHATVPLRAGEERLGVLNVAAAGKQTFTNEELALLEAVALQIGTTIKRMKLVEQERKYDIISERNRLARDLHDSVKQLLFTISLTAKGMQNRTEDRELGQTLAYISELSTTALQEMRTLIWQLRPEGLEEGIATALTRYGEILGLEVDCRVSSVLMLPSEIEETLWRIGQEALNNCKKYAECSKVTIILSLHRSKREVRMVIQDEGIGFESTHTKKHGLGLKSMKERAELMKGTFQIQDNNGTTITVTIPWGDIA; translated from the coding sequence ATGGATATACATCGACTACAAGCACTTAAAGAGATAGCCGAACATTTAAATGAAGCGACTGACATGAATGACATGTTAGAGAATGTATTGTACCGTCTTCTTGAAGTAATGAGTTTAGAAACTGGTTGGATTTTATTTGTAAATGAAACTGGGAAACATGAATTAATTGCCGATGCAAACTTACCAGCCGCATTACAGCATGAACAAAAAAAGCTGATGTGTACAGGTGCATGTTGGTGCACAGAGCGTTTTGCTTCAGGTCGTCTGCAAAAGGCTACAAATATTATTGAATGTAAACGAATTGAAGAAGCTTTGGATTTAGAATGGAACGGAACAGGCGGCATTACACATCATGCAACGGTTCCGCTACGTGCTGGTGAAGAAAGGTTGGGTGTTCTGAATGTAGCGGCAGCCGGAAAGCAAACATTTACAAATGAAGAACTAGCGTTGCTTGAGGCAGTAGCACTGCAAATTGGAACAACGATTAAGCGGATGAAGCTGGTTGAACAAGAGCGCAAGTATGATATTATCTCTGAACGAAATCGCTTGGCACGTGATCTACATGACTCTGTCAAACAATTATTGTTTACAATTTCCTTAACAGCTAAAGGGATGCAAAATCGAACTGAAGATAGAGAACTTGGACAAACGCTTGCTTATATCAGTGAACTTTCAACAACTGCATTACAGGAAATGCGCACATTGATATGGCAATTACGTCCTGAAGGGCTAGAAGAGGGAATTGCTACTGCGCTGACGCGTTATGGTGAAATATTAGGGCTGGAAGTTGATTGTCGCGTTTCGTCAGTACTGATGTTGCCAAGTGAAATTGAAGAGACACTTTGGCGGATTGGACAAGAAGCATTAAATAATTGTAAAAAGTATGCAGAGTGTAGCAAAGTAACAATTATCCTTTCCTTACACCGGTCTAAAAGAGAAGTTCGAATGGTTATACAAGATGAAGGAATTGGATTTGAAAGTACTCACACAAAGAAGCATGGACTTGGGTTAAAGAGTATGAAAGAAAGAGCGGAATTAATGAAAGGCACCTTTCAAATTCAAGACAATAATGGTACAACAATTACTGTCACTATTCCTTGGGGGGACATAGCATGA
- a CDS encoding response regulator transcription factor has translation MKLLIVDDHPIVRKGLVFFLESQPGISFIQQANNGKEAYEMVQKERPDVILMDLAMPVMDGIEATKKIKEWDYTIKILILTSFSEQEYVRPALQAGADGYQLKDVEPTQLVAAIQAVYEGTISLHQKVSSLMWQHTAQQDVVKLTRREREVLRELASGKSNKEIGAALHITEQTVKTHVSNILMKLNLEDRTQAALYVVKNHIIL, from the coding sequence ATGAAATTATTAATTGTAGATGACCATCCCATTGTTCGAAAAGGATTAGTATTCTTTTTAGAAAGCCAACCAGGGATTTCTTTTATCCAGCAAGCAAACAACGGAAAAGAAGCATATGAGATGGTTCAAAAAGAGAGACCTGATGTTATACTTATGGATTTGGCAATGCCTGTTATGGATGGGATTGAAGCAACAAAGAAAATAAAGGAATGGGATTATACCATAAAAATTCTAATATTGACCAGCTTTTCCGAACAGGAGTATGTACGTCCTGCCTTGCAAGCAGGAGCAGACGGCTATCAGTTAAAAGATGTAGAACCAACACAATTAGTTGCTGCCATTCAAGCAGTATACGAAGGCACAATCTCATTGCATCAAAAAGTATCGTCCCTGATGTGGCAACATACTGCGCAGCAAGACGTAGTAAAGCTCACACGTCGGGAAAGGGAAGTGCTTCGCGAGTTGGCAAGCGGGAAAAGTAATAAAGAAATCGGTGCTGCATTACATATTACAGAGCAAACTGTAAAAACACATGTTTCTAACATTCTGATGAAACTCAATCTAGAAGATCGAACACAAGCTGCACTATACGTAGTAAAAAACCATATTATATTATAA
- a CDS encoding YdcF family protein, with protein MKRVLQICIIMSLIYFIVATFLMISAAKHKPTQNAEYILILGARVYDDRLSLALKARMDKALIYLHHNTNTKVIVSGGQGHNETIAEGVAMERYLLEQGISQERILVEDRATSTYENIKYTMDKFSVNKVVLVSNDFHMYRAKLIAKRLGMETESLAAPTPWKAKPKSYVREYIAILKTWLFDQ; from the coding sequence ATGAAGCGTGTATTACAAATATGTATAATAATGAGTTTGATATACTTTATTGTAGCAACATTTTTAATGATATCGGCAGCGAAGCACAAGCCAACGCAAAATGCAGAATATATCTTAATATTAGGAGCGCGAGTCTACGACGATCGTCTATCGCTTGCTTTAAAAGCGAGAATGGACAAGGCGCTTATATATTTACATCACAACACAAACACTAAAGTCATTGTTTCAGGAGGACAAGGGCATAATGAAACAATAGCAGAAGGTGTAGCAATGGAACGTTATTTACTTGAGCAAGGCATTTCACAAGAACGAATTTTAGTGGAAGATCGTGCCACAAGCACATACGAGAATATTAAGTATACAATGGACAAATTTTCAGTAAATAAGGTTGTACTTGTATCAAATGACTTTCATATGTATCGTGCTAAGTTGATAGCTAAGCGCCTCGGTATGGAGACTGAAAGCCTCGCAGCACCTACACCGTGGAAAGCAAAGCCTAAGTCGTATGTGCGCGAATACATTGCAATTTTAAAAACATGGTTATTCGATCAATAA
- a CDS encoding ABC transporter ATP-binding protein, whose translation MIRFENVTKCFPNKTSAVTNVNFQVEQGECFVLIGPSGCGKTTTMKMMNRLLEPSQGSIYMQGRNIQDYTIHELRWNIGYVLQQIALFPHMTVAENIAIVPELRKWNKNKIHKRVDELLDMIGLSPSSYRERKPIELSGGQQQRVGVARALAGNPDIILMDEPFSALDPISREQLRQDLKSLQKRIQKTIVFVTHDIEEALMLGDRICLMRNGEIEQLGTPEELLMRPNTEFVQMFMGINRHTVYDLQEVFLPWNGETNPISIKASLQELYHRLENQQAVPVEQNGNIVGVVTDRTIVSYFAKGAKM comes from the coding sequence ATGATTCGATTTGAGAACGTTACGAAATGTTTTCCGAATAAAACTAGCGCTGTTACCAATGTGAACTTTCAAGTAGAACAGGGTGAATGCTTTGTATTAATCGGACCTAGTGGTTGTGGAAAAACCACGACGATGAAGATGATGAATCGATTGCTAGAGCCATCTCAGGGAAGCATTTATATGCAAGGTAGAAATATACAAGACTATACTATTCACGAATTACGATGGAATATTGGTTATGTATTGCAACAAATTGCCCTGTTTCCACATATGACAGTAGCAGAAAATATTGCCATTGTGCCAGAACTTCGGAAATGGAATAAAAATAAAATACATAAGCGAGTAGACGAATTACTGGACATGATAGGATTATCGCCAAGTTCTTACCGAGAGAGAAAACCAATCGAACTCTCAGGAGGTCAACAACAGCGAGTTGGTGTGGCAAGAGCTCTTGCAGGAAATCCAGATATTATTTTAATGGATGAGCCGTTTAGTGCTTTAGACCCTATCAGCAGGGAGCAATTGCGACAGGATTTAAAGTCATTACAAAAACGTATTCAAAAAACAATCGTTTTTGTTACACATGATATTGAAGAAGCTTTAATGTTAGGTGATCGTATTTGTTTAATGCGAAACGGAGAGATTGAACAATTAGGAACACCTGAGGAATTATTGATGCGACCTAATACGGAGTTCGTTCAAATGTTTATGGGTATAAATAGACATACTGTTTATGATTTGCAAGAAGTGTTCTTGCCATGGAACGGAGAAACGAATCCAATCTCTATAAAGGCCTCGCTACAAGAGCTGTACCATCGCTTAGAGAATCAACAAGCAGTTCCCGTTGAGCAAAATGGTAATATTGTGGGTGTTGTGACAGATCGTACGATTGTTAGCTATTTTGCAAAGGGGGCAAAAATGTGA
- a CDS encoding ABC transporter permease/substrate-binding protein, whose translation MNVIEVFLTRRAELTVALLEHLQISFTALCIAVLIAVPVAVLLTKTRNAEWFIGSAAVIQTIPSLALLGLLIPLVGIGKIPAIVALVLYALLPILRNTYTAITEIDAALIEAAEAMGMNRLQRLQKVELPLALPVMMAGIRTAMVLIVGTATLAALIGAGGLGKLILLGIDRNDHFLIILGAVPAAALALILDRLLRFIEKRRSVKLLLITAIVLIGTLIAPVLGSGKPDLIIAGKLGSEPEILIHMYKLLIEEETDLDVAIKPGFGKTSFVFNALQSGEIDIYPEFTGTAISTFLKENAISTDRQVVYEQARDGMRKKFGMIMLAPMQYNNTYALAVPSKVAKQYNLESISGLQAVASNLKAGFTLEFSDREDGYQGIKKRYGLQFQNLVTMEPKLRYSAIQSGDVTVIDAYSTDSELRQYDLKVLADDKGVFPPYQGAPLLRQETLQQYPELTSILNRLANQITDDEMRDMNYQVNVEGQTSAKVAKRYLQNKGLLK comes from the coding sequence GTGAATGTAATAGAGGTGTTTTTGACCCGTCGCGCGGAATTAACGGTTGCGTTACTCGAACATTTGCAAATTTCATTTACTGCATTATGTATTGCTGTTTTAATAGCTGTCCCTGTAGCTGTTTTGTTAACCAAAACAAGAAATGCAGAGTGGTTTATTGGTAGTGCTGCAGTTATTCAAACCATTCCTTCGTTGGCATTATTAGGTTTGCTTATTCCTCTTGTGGGAATTGGAAAGATTCCTGCCATTGTTGCACTTGTCCTTTATGCACTACTTCCTATTTTAAGGAATACGTATACAGCGATTACTGAAATTGATGCAGCTTTAATTGAGGCTGCTGAAGCAATGGGAATGAACCGGCTGCAAAGATTACAGAAAGTAGAGCTGCCATTAGCTCTACCAGTTATGATGGCTGGTATTCGAACGGCTATGGTATTAATTGTGGGTACAGCTACACTGGCAGCCTTAATTGGAGCAGGCGGCCTTGGGAAATTAATCTTACTTGGAATTGATCGTAATGATCACTTCCTAATTATATTAGGGGCTGTTCCTGCTGCGGCATTAGCATTGATTTTGGATCGATTATTACGGTTTATAGAGAAGCGCCGTTCAGTGAAACTGTTACTTATAACCGCCATTGTTTTGATAGGCACTTTAATTGCACCTGTATTGGGTAGCGGAAAGCCTGATCTTATTATTGCCGGTAAATTAGGGTCTGAACCAGAAATCTTAATTCATATGTACAAGTTACTCATCGAAGAGGAAACGGATTTAGATGTTGCCATTAAACCTGGATTTGGCAAAACATCATTTGTATTTAATGCCTTGCAATCGGGTGAGATTGACATATATCCCGAATTTACGGGAACCGCTATCTCTACATTTTTGAAGGAGAACGCCATAAGTACTGACCGTCAGGTGGTATACGAACAAGCACGTGATGGTATGAGAAAGAAATTTGGAATGATTATGCTAGCACCAATGCAATATAACAATACTTATGCTCTTGCAGTGCCTTCAAAGGTCGCAAAGCAATATAACTTAGAAAGCATTTCAGGTTTGCAAGCTGTCGCCAGTAATTTGAAAGCAGGCTTTACTTTAGAGTTTTCAGATCGAGAAGATGGCTATCAAGGGATAAAAAAGCGCTATGGGCTACAATTTCAAAATTTAGTAACAATGGAGCCGAAATTGCGCTATAGTGCTATACAATCCGGGGATGTGACTGTGATTGACGCATATTCAACTGACAGTGAGTTAAGACAATATGACCTAAAAGTGCTAGCTGATGATAAAGGTGTATTTCCTCCTTATCAAGGTGCCCCGCTATTACGACAGGAAACACTGCAACAATATCCTGAGCTTACATCTATATTAAATCGTCTTGCAAATCAAATCACAGATGATGAAATGCGCGATATGAATTATCAGGTAAATGTAGAAGGACAAACTTCTGCCAAAGTGGCTAAGCGGTATTTACAAAACAAAGGCTTGCTGAAATAG
- a CDS encoding basic amino acid/polyamine antiporter — protein MEKKLGFLALMSLVVGTMVGGGVFSLPHDLAEGANSGAVLIGWLVTAMGMIPLAVVYQTLAQKKPELEGGIYTYAREGFGEYMGFNSAWGYWIAGVLGNVASIILLFNALSYFFAVFHNHTYAVIGSSLFLWTLHGLVLMGIKEASVVNIIATIAKLVPILVFITIMTTVFKGETFHVDFWGGGEPIMIQVKNTMLVTLWVFVGVEGAVVLSGRAKQHGDVGKATVWGLLIVMFIYIAISVLSLGAMERQELSKLETPSMGQVLEHVVGPWGASLINIGLIISLLGTLIGWFLLVSEISHVAGKDHVFPRIFEKIDKKHTPYAALWISSGVAQFLFIIILFSNSTYQIMYFIATTSILLPYLFSGLYALKLTFQPNYGTNKVRDRILAICAVTYSFWLVYAAGMQNLLLVSIVYGIGILVYIIARKQQNQYIFTKWERFIMLSILLCAGISAFMLMAGKISM, from the coding sequence ATCGAGAAAAAGCTTGGATTTTTAGCGCTCATGTCTTTAGTAGTAGGTACAATGGTTGGCGGCGGTGTATTTAGTTTACCGCATGATCTCGCAGAAGGAGCGAATAGCGGTGCAGTTTTAATAGGATGGTTGGTAACGGCTATGGGGATGATTCCGCTAGCTGTAGTATATCAAACATTGGCGCAAAAAAAGCCAGAGTTAGAAGGGGGTATATATACGTATGCTCGCGAGGGATTTGGTGAATATATGGGGTTCAATAGCGCTTGGGGATATTGGATTGCCGGTGTTTTAGGAAATGTGGCCAGCATTATCTTATTATTTAATGCATTATCTTACTTTTTCGCTGTTTTTCATAATCACACATATGCTGTTATCGGCTCATCTCTATTCTTGTGGACGTTGCATGGACTTGTTTTAATGGGGATTAAAGAGGCATCTGTTGTAAATATCATTGCAACAATCGCGAAGCTTGTTCCTATTCTCGTATTCATTACAATCATGACAACTGTATTTAAAGGGGAAACATTTCATGTGGATTTCTGGGGGGGCGGAGAACCTATCATGATACAAGTAAAAAATACGATGCTCGTTACACTATGGGTATTTGTAGGGGTAGAAGGAGCAGTCGTTCTATCGGGACGAGCCAAGCAACATGGTGATGTTGGAAAAGCAACTGTATGGGGTCTTCTTATTGTTATGTTTATCTATATCGCTATTTCTGTTTTATCACTTGGAGCAATGGAGCGTCAGGAGCTGTCTAAGCTGGAGACACCCTCAATGGGTCAGGTGCTAGAGCATGTAGTAGGGCCATGGGGAGCATCGCTAATCAACATTGGTCTCATCATATCGCTTTTAGGTACACTGATTGGCTGGTTTCTACTCGTTTCTGAAATTTCTCATGTTGCTGGAAAAGACCACGTGTTTCCCCGTATATTTGAAAAAATAGATAAGAAGCACACACCTTATGCAGCGTTATGGATATCAAGTGGTGTTGCACAATTTTTATTCATCATTATTTTGTTTTCTAATTCAACCTATCAAATTATGTACTTTATTGCTACTACGTCCATTCTTTTACCGTACTTATTTTCCGGCTTGTATGCGTTGAAACTTACATTTCAGCCAAATTACGGAACGAATAAAGTGAGAGACAGAATACTTGCTATTTGTGCGGTAACATATTCTTTTTGGTTGGTTTATGCTGCTGGAATGCAAAATTTATTGCTAGTGTCAATTGTATACGGTATCGGAATTTTAGTATATATCATAGCTCGAAAGCAACAAAATCAATACATATTTACCAAATGGGAACGATTTATTATGTTAAGCATCTTACTATGTGCTGGTATTTCCGCTTTCATGTTGATGGCAGGAAAAATCAGTATGTAA
- a CDS encoding LemA domain protein: MMNEREQLQRIQELAREIMEMLLQESLFDRNSYLRDSVEHLANTVDALTKIQLDQDVNVQDTLRYTITKMRIARNAMQHEKETKKNLA; the protein is encoded by the coding sequence ATGATGAATGAAAGAGAGCAGTTACAACGCATTCAAGAGTTGGCCCGAGAGATTATGGAGATGCTGTTGCAAGAATCACTGTTTGATCGCAATTCTTACTTAAGAGATTCGGTAGAGCATTTAGCTAATACGGTTGATGCGTTAACAAAAATTCAATTAGATCAAGATGTAAATGTACAAGATACATTACGATATACAATTACTAAAATGCGAATTGCACGAAATGCTATGCAGCATGAAAAAGAAACTAAAAAGAACCTAGCTTAG